The genomic DNA CAGTCCCAAAATTGTAGGAGTTTTGTAAACAGGTACTTCAGACCACTCATTTAAGGAGGGAGAAGAGCTGCAGGGAGGAGAGGGATTctgcaatattttctttctgactcGGTCTCAACACAGCAGCAGCACAAACCAAGGGCGTCGGTGGTGGCACCTTAGCACCCAGAGCATTCCTCTTGGAGGACTGGGGTCAAAGGCCAAGTGGCTGTTACCTGCACACAGAAGAGATGGCACACAGGTCAGACAAAGGGCCTAGAAAACAGACAAGTCAGTGGGTCCGCCCATGAGGGCGGGTCAAGGTGGGGTCTGTGTACTCTGCATACCCTGCCCAACCTCACTGAGGGCCAACAAACCAGCTCAAGGGCAAGGCTAAGACCAGCCAGACTAGCAAGGAGCCTGGCCATGGGTGTTGGCTCCTGTCCTTCACCCTCAATCCCAGAAGCATGAGAAAGAGAAGGGGCATCACCTGTGCCCAGGGACCGAGCCGCCCCAATTCAGGGAACATAACTGCTGTTCTAGCTGGGAGATGCGGAACGCCAGGTAGGATGAAGACATGACCAAGAAGCAGATCCTggagaaagaggggaagggaggaggtgaGTCTCTCTTCTGGAAAGGAGGCATTTCTACAGGATCACCAAACATAGGAGTGGGACTAAGCTAGTTCCTGCAACTAGAGGAGTTGAAGAACCCTTTGCCTACAGCTTCGTTCAGACCTGGGCCTCTTTCTTCCCAGAGGCCACAAGGGGGTCCTGAGACTGGTCCCCATGAAAGTGTCCCTGAAGCCCCGCAGGAGTTCTGGGTCCTTCAGCAGAGCCCACCTTCCCTCTAACCAGCCACCTTGGTCCCACACCCCCTCTATGAGGCCACTAAGATTACCCCCTCAGGTGGTAGCCCTTCCCCCAGGCAAATCCTGAGGTTGACAGTCAAAACCCTGCCAGCAGACCCAGAGGAAGGTGCCGAGGTAAGGCGAGGGAATCAGAGGCTGGCTGGCTGTTCATAAAACATGCACCAAGCTCACCGCTCTCATAGCTCTTAGGCCGAatgacagacaagcctggtgtcCCAGAGAACACCCCAGTGGTGGGCGGTGGGAAGGCCATGGCCCTCCCCTGGTCTAGCTGACGGGCCTCTCAGACTGCcagacccctccctccccagtcctctgcaactttttctttctccaacagTTTCATACGTTGCCCCTTCCCCACAGCCTTAGCCCTAAATTACAAGTTTGAAGGAATGAAAACCGGAGATACTTTATCTTGCTCCAGAAGGGGCTTGCTGCATGGCCACCCCCACCACCCGGGAGCTTACAGCTGACTCCGAGCCTTCTCCCTCACTCTGGACAATGACTTCCCCACACACCAAGGCCCCAGCTTTAAACACCCACACACCCAGGCAGATCGGGTCAggtctgtccccccaccccccaactctcCAGTCACCTACAGCACAAAGAAGACCTTCAGGAGCGGGTAATCCCAGAGCTTGAGCTCCCTGCTGCTCGTGGGTccctcctccagcttctcctCCTCACAGTCGGAGATCTCTGCAATAGGACAGCTTTCAGCATCTCCCTGGGGCAGAAGACAAGCCCCCAGCCCACTCCCAACCCCTGTTCTCTGAAGCCACTTGAGCTCTCGGCTTTCCATTATGGatttgcagaaagaaagaaactgcccTCAGAAACCCTCCTAGCTGTGATGACCTCTTTGCACAGAAGTGGGAGGACAGAAAACCTTGTTTTTGCAAGCAGGTGCTGTGGACAAGCACGCTGAACTCACCAGACCCCAGAGGCTCCCTGGAGGGGAAGAAGCTGTCTGTGGATTCCATGGATGCCCGAGAGATACAAGGGATGCTATCTGGGAGAGACATGGACCTGGAGGCAGGGCACACTTTCCTCCACTTCATCTCGGGGATGAGGGCTTCCTGCAGAGAAGGCAGGAGACACTGTCTCACCTTGGCCTTTGAGATCTCACTTGCCCTAAGGATCCACACTAGGTTTATCAAAGCCTGTCCGGATATTATCAGTATGGATGCCTAGCGACCATGAAAGCAGATACCCAGAAGCAGGGAAACCACAGCCACAGCAATCACATTTCTCATCTGCTCCCTTGCTACAACCAGCCACTCTTCCAGGGGATGGCCTCTTTGAAGACTGCTAGTGAACCAGGACATGAGGCAACCCAGGTGCATGCTCAGATCAGCTGAGTCCAGGAGAGTTCGCACTCTCTATCTTAGATGGAATAAGTCGTGCTTCCTGCTAATCTGCGCTCTGAATACATCACTGCCCTTGGCAGGGGCACTTAAGGTCCCATCAATAAAAATGGGAACATTGCCTTCCATCCCCTGCATGGCATTGCGCATATCACATGCTTGGCTAAACACTTAATAGTTACAGACAGAGACTTCAAAACACCCTGGAGTCATTGCTACCCCCTCACCCCAACTCCTACGCTAGAAACTTTACTTACCCAGGATCCTGGGAGCAAAAGAAAGGGCCAGGACCTTGGCAAATCAACAATGAGCCTGCTTGTGTTCTGGAATGATAGCCTTCAGAGCTCTATTTCAGGGACACCTCCAGCCCCTTGAAGGCCTTCTGACTCCACTAAAGGGAAGAGGATGGGTTGCTGGCCCTGTACCTACAAAGGTGTGGGGGTCCAACCTGGGCCATGTTCTGGGGGCTGGGCATGTGTTCTGCTCAGAATGTCAACATAATCTGCCCAGGACTCTGCATGGCATGGAGCATGGCGGGTCTTGGGACACCCTGACACAGCATGCCAATGGCTCTTGAGCCTGGTGCCCCAGTTTTGCACTGTGGGCCCCCCACCAGGAGGCCCTGAAGTCTCAAAGCCACAGGCAATCTCAGGCCAGCATCTGCTCCCAGCCTTAGTTCTCACCAGAGACTCGCACTCAGGTTCCTCTGGAAATTCTCTTACACACAGACTCTTCTTGCTTGAAGGCTGGGGACAGAAGGGAACAGGGGTTACCAGTCCATCATGGAACAGCCAAAGTCAGACATGGGGACATACTAACACTCTCCAAGAGAGCTTCACCTCCAAATGAGCCCTTTGGGTCAGATGGAGTCTAAAGTGTTTGCAGGGAGGATCCCTAGTTAATCCTGAAGCAGAGGGCAAATCCAAAGGGTTGTACTCTCCCACACTGCTGCCCTCCCCCTTCCTCAGCACAGGCCAGAGGGAGCTGAACCGGCCACATGCGCCCGTCTGTCTGCACCCAGGAAGCACAAGTGAGGGCTGCACGTGGGACACGCAGGGGCCCGATGGCCTCCTAGAGACAAGCGCACTAGCAAAGACACCCAGTCCACGGACTGCCTCTGATTCACTGAGCCTGAGCCTGTCACTCCCCTCTCTCTGCCCCGGTTCCCTGTGCCCAAGGGATGGGCCGACCTCCCCCAACAACCAGGTCCCAAGACCTCAGTCCAGGCCTGAGCAGTCTcccaggcccctgccctgccctagGCTCCATACCTGTAGGTGGGTGCAGACCCTTCTCAGCATGTCGTATACACTGTCCCGGGAGAGCAGGGACACAAAGACATACTGGAATAGAGAAACCAGAAAGGGGCGAGGTGCGTAAAGACGGGAGAGTGCCAGGGTCAAGCTGTGGGCTCCTGGGGCTGGGAGCGCTGGCCCAGAAACTTACTGACCTTctggctggtggtggtggtgatggccaGGCCGTTGGGGAGGAGCCGTGCCATCTTGTGCTTTTTGATCATTTGCACAGACACTACGGGAATGACCACCTGACGGGGGAAGAGGCAGGCTTCTCTCAGGACTCACCCCCAAGGACACAGTCCCTCTGCTTCCTGCTTAGGGCCCCAGCCACACCTGGCGTGACCCAAGCGTGAACACCATGGACAAGTCTGGCCCATGGAGGAGAGTATCAGAACCTCCCACCGCCTCATGTAGGCTTCCTTCCAGTTATCTCCCACCCCAAAGGCAGCACACTCCACTCTAGGCTCTTACTCCATCATCTAGGAGGCAAGGATGGTTGCCCTGCTGAATCCCATACTCCAGTAAGAGTTCCTTGAGCCACCACCTGGGCACTTTATGGCCCCGAAAGTGTGACATCCCACTCGGTTTGTGAAGGCATTTGGGAGGTGCCCCGTAAGCAGAGTAACTCGGCAGTGAGCTCTTCAGGCTGCTCAGGCCAGATATGGAGTCTCAATCGGGGCCCTGATTGGATGGGGTGGGGCTACTGCCCTGACACCGGGTAGACTACCTCGCAGTGAGAGGCCTCACCAAGTGCCAGAGTGCAGAGGGACAGGTCTGGCTTGAGGTGTGCCCACAGGGCAGGGACTTCTCTTCCCTGGGCTGAGGCCTTACCACTTATATCTTGATATACCTTGATATCCTTGCCAAAGAGGCTGGCATGGAAGCAGAGCCAGTTGGGGGAGATGTAGAGCCGGCCCTGGAGAAGTAGGTCCCTCTGGAGGGCACAGGAGCACACTGGGGAGTCACACGAAGGAGACTGCCGTGAGCAAGGTCCAGCCAGGAGCCCCAGGACCTGGGTCCTCCCACCCAGAGGAGTCCAGATTCCAACCTCGGGGACTGAACTCCTCAGTCCCCTCCCCAATCCCAAGCCCCAACCACCAATTCCCTCAGCATCCTCGCATCCTTTCCTGAGAATCCTGACCAcccctagtagtcatgtatgagtgtgagagttggactgtgaagaaagctgagccccagagaactgatgcttttgaactgtggtgttggagaagactcttgagagtcccttggactgcagggagatccaaccagtctatcctaaaggagatcagtcctgggtgttcattggagggactgatgttgatgctgaaactccaatactttggccacctgatgcgaagagctgactgatttgaaaagacccttatgctgggaaggattgggggcaggaggagaaggggacgatggaggatgagatggttggatggcatcaccaactcaatggacatgggtttgggggagttggtgatggacagggaggcctggcgtgctgcagttcatggggttgcaaaaagtcggacacgactgagcaactgaactgaactactctaCCCGCCCTTCCAGACTGCTAgatccttcctcttcctctaccCATGCCCCAAAAGATCTGCCAGGTTTCTGCACTGTCCCCCAACCTGCATGTTCACCCCCATATGCAGAACCTCTTGCCCTGCTCTTCCCTGGAGAGAGGGCCTTGATTGTGCAAATGCTCCAACACACTCCCTGAGAGGTCTGAGCAGGGAAGAACAGTCACTGGTAAGAGCAGAACAGAAATGAAATTTAGAAGCCCTGACATTCAAGGAAATTTTCACAATCCAACTCCGTATCTCAAATCAGCCCAATCTTCTCAGACTTCTGAAGAAAAAGAGACTAACCCCTTTGAAGGGCAGCCAGTTCCCATGGCTGAACTTGTGCCTGGAGGTTCTGGGGGGAGAGGCCCTGGGCTTCGGGCACGGCAGGATGGCCTGTCCCACCATCCCAGGGAGGCAGCTCACCTTTGAGAACCACCTCCTCCAAGGGAATGTCCTTAAACAGCTTGTGGTACTGCTGGTTGTATTTACTCAGTAGCATCTGCAAAACACAGGAGGTGGGTCTGAGAAGTCCTGGGAGATCATACCACCAGAGGGCCCTGCTCCAGCCACCAGGAAATAAGGCCACAGGGCGTGGGGGGGTCTATGGGGTCTTAGCTGTGAAGCAGCAGGTGAGCAGCCAGTGGGTGAGGAGGGCTGAGTTCTGAGCACAGCTTGTTTCCTGGTGACCTGGGGTCTTAACAGGCAGCCCATGACGGGAAGGGGACACAACACCCACCCAGGAGGGGACATCCACCAGGTTTCCTGTGGCCACAGAGTCAACAGCCACCAAAGTCAGGCAGCCCAGGatcccctcccccagcaggtAGTAAGAAGTTGGCCTCCACACACTTACCCCTTCTCGGCTGCACTTCTTTACATCTTCACCCTTCAAGCCTTCTGGCCAGTACAGGCTGCAAAGGAGACAGGCCATTGCAGGGGCAAGGAACCTCAAATCCCACGCTCCCCCCAGCCCCATGCATCCTTGGTGCCAGCGCTGCCCTGGCCTCAAGCCACCAGCTTGGGGCAGAGATTGGAGACCAGGGCTCGTCTCCAGGGGCCACAGCAAAGTGGTGAGCGCAGCCTGCACAGACTCGCCCTGGGCAGGGACACTCCTGCTACAGGGAGGGGTCAGCTGTGCGCAGCTACCCCCCAGCCCCAGAAGGTACAGGCAACCTGAGCCTCAGCTCCCAGAGATGCTTAGAGCCGACCACCCCTGGGGTCAAAAACCCCCTCCCGTTTCTCTGCCCAAGGAACAAGCTGAGGAGCAGGCCCAGGATGAACGAGCAGGAGGCCAGGGATGGGGCTCAGTATGGGGAGCGGGTGGGGTGGAGGCATCAGAGTCACGGTTCTGGGGCCTGGCCATGGGCCATGATGGAGGAGGCAGGACTGCCCTCCTCACAGCCGCCTCCCTGGGCCTGCAGCTCTGCAGTGGGAAGCTGGGCAGACTGCCTGACCTGACGGAGGCTACCAAAGCTGGCagaggtggggtggagggtggttTGCTGAAACACAAACCTTTGCCCTGTCCAGGTTGGCCTGAGGACAGGTGGGCAGAGAGGAGGATGGTAACCCGAGAAGCCTAGACTCTGCTAGGTTCCAGTGCCCTGGGCTAGGCCTGGGAGTGGGAGGAAGAGGCCCCAGGCAGCCTATGCCCAAACTGACCTCATGATGCAGCCTTAAGGCCCCCTTTCTTACAGGTCCCCTCCCAAGGGTTGCCCACCTCCAATCAGACGTATGTCTGACTGGGAAAATGGCCTCACCTGGTGTCTTGGGCTCTCTGGACCCCACCTAGCTTCTCCATGCTCTTCTTCAGAGAAGCCGTCTTCCCATGCATCTGTTGGTTGCTGAGGAGAAACGGGCCCTCAACAGGAAGGCAGGGTCTCTAGGGACAGCCTTCCTGGCCAGCTCCACCAGCCCAGGGTGGCTGCCTGTGCCCCGCACCCAACACCAGCCCTGCTATTCCAGGGGAGGCTAGAGATGTCACAGTCTGGAGGTGGCACCCCAGGCAGGGGTTCGGGGCGGCTGAGAGAGGAGCCTTGCTCACCGGCCTTCCTGGAAGCCTGAAGT from Ovis aries strain OAR_USU_Benz2616 breed Rambouillet chromosome 7, ARS-UI_Ramb_v3.0, whole genome shotgun sequence includes the following:
- the GRAMD2A gene encoding GRAM domain-containing protein 2A isoform X1, producing MGWARPARAANERSGACLPRQAGVGTRSPALSGGSAMTALSPVAAAGASSNQQMHGKTASLKKSMEKLGGVQRAQDTSLYWPEGLKGEDVKKCSREGMLLSKYNQQYHKLFKDIPLEEVVLKVCSCALQRDLLLQGRLYISPNWLCFHASLFGKDIKVVIPVVSVQMIKKHKMARLLPNGLAITTTTSQKYVFVSLLSRDSVYDMLRRVCTHLQPSSKKSLCVREFPEEPECESLEALIPEMKWRKVCPASRSMSLPDSIPCISRASMESTDSFFPSREPLGSGEFSVLVHSTCLQKQGFLSSHFCAKRSSQLGGFLRAVSFFLQIHNGKPRAQVASENRGWEWAGGLSSAPGRC
- the GRAMD2A gene encoding GRAM domain-containing protein 2A isoform X4, whose translation is MHGKTASLKKSMEKLGGVQRAQDTSLYWPEGLKGEDVKKCSREGMLLSKYNQQYHKLFKDIPLEEVVLKVCSCALQRDLLLQGRLYISPNWLCFHASLFGKDIKVVIPVVSVQMIKKHKMARLLPNGLAITTTTSQKYVFVSLLSRDSVYDMLRRVCTHLQPSSKKSLCVREFPEEPECESLEALIPEMKWRKVCPASRSMSLPDSIPCISRASMESTDSFFPSREPLGSEISDCEEEKLEEGPTSSRELKLWDYPLLKVFFVLICFLVMSSSYLAFRISQLEQQLCSLNWGGSVPGHR
- the GRAMD2A gene encoding GRAM domain-containing protein 2A isoform X3; translation: MHGKTASLKKSMEKLGGVQRAQDTSLYWPEGLKGEDVKKCSREGMLLSKYNQQYHKLFKDIPLEEVVLKVCSCALQRDLLLQGRLYISPNWLCFHASLFGKDIKVVIPVVSVQMIKKHKMARLLPNGLAITTTTSQKYVFVSLLSRDSVYDMLRRVCTHLQPSSKKSLCVREFPEEPECESLEALIPEMKWRKVCPASRSMSLPDSIPCISRASMESTDSFFPSREPLGSGEFSVLVHSTCLQKQGFLSSHFCAKRSSQLGGFLRAVSFFLQIHNGKPRAQVASENRGWEWAGGLSSAPGRC
- the GRAMD2A gene encoding GRAM domain-containing protein 2A isoform X2 — protein: MGWARPARAANERSGACLPRQAGVGTRSPALSGGSAMTALSPVAAAGASSNQQMHGKTASLKKSMEKLGGVQRAQDTSLYWPEGLKGEDVKKCSREGMLLSKYNQQYHKLFKDIPLEEVVLKVCSCALQRDLLLQGRLYISPNWLCFHASLFGKDIKVVIPVVSVQMIKKHKMARLLPNGLAITTTTSQKYVFVSLLSRDSVYDMLRRVCTHLQPSSKKSLCVREFPEEPECESLEALIPEMKWRKVCPASRSMSLPDSIPCISRASMESTDSFFPSREPLGSEISDCEEEKLEEGPTSSRELKLWDYPLLKVFFVLICFLVMSSSYLAFRISQLEQQLCSLNWGGSVPGHR